TATTCCTTTTATTTAGTGTTAAAAATTCATTCATTAATACCAGAATTGTTTTTGGTATATTCATGGAATCTTAGCATATATGtatattaattcattaatacCATATGTAAAAATTCATTCATTAATACCATATATAAAATAGAATCATTCTCACAGAAACATAATAATCAAAGCATAAACATAAACAGAAATACCAAATAGTCATGCCACCGTCGATCTAGAACCCAGTTTTGAGAACAAATGTTGCGAGACGACGGTGCAGACTTATACAAAGTAAGTAAATGAGAAATATAAGAACTACTAAGAACAAACCATCTATTGTAGTCAAGCCAATAGACTACCCTAGATGGATGATCCTGCACGGTTCACTTCTTCTTTGGCTTAACTCCACTAGGTTCCTTCTTCTCCACACTCTTGATGACTCCCACAGCCACAGTTTGACGCATGTCTCTGACAGCAAAACGCCCAAGAGGAGGATACTCAGCAAAAGTCTCAACCACCATGGGCTTGGTTGGAATCATCTTCACAAGACCAGCATCACCATTCTTCAGGAATTTCGGCTCCTTCTCAATCTCCTTACCAGAACGCCTGTCAATCTTGGTAATAAGCTCAGCAAACTTGACGGCGATGTGAGAGGTGTGGCAGTCAAGAACAGGGGCATAACCATTACCAATCTGGCCAGGGTGATTCATGATGATAACTTGGGATGTAAAGTTAGCAGCCTCCTTGGCGGGGTCATCCTTGGAGTTTGAGGCAACGTAACCACGCTTGAGATCCTTGACAGCAACATTCTTAACATTAAATCCAACATTGTCACCAGGAAGGGCCTCAGTGAGAGCTTCATGATGCATCTCAACAGACTTGACTTCAGTTGACAGTCCAGTGGGCGCAAAAGTCACGACAAATCCAGGTTTCAAGACACCAGTCTCGACACGCCCCACAGGCACAGTACCAATTCCTCCAATCTTGTAGACATCCTGAAGTGGTAATCGGAGGGGCTTGTCTGATGGCCTCTTAGGCTCATTGATTTGGTCAAGGGCCTCAAGAAGGGTTGGACCCTTGTACCAGTCAAGGTTTGTAGAGCGCTCAATCATGTTATCTCCCTCAAAACCAGAGATGGGAACAAATGGAATTTTGTCTGGGTTGTAGCCAACCTTCTTCAAATAGGATGAAACTTCCTTCACAATTTCATCATACCTAGCCTTAGAGTACTTGGGAGTAGTGGCATCCATCTGTTCAAGATAGCAAACAATGTCCATTAGtactttatataaattatttaaaaataaaaccaacaaaaacAGCTTCAAAAAGGGGCTGAAATACCTTGTTACAGCAGCAAATCATTTGCTTCACACCAAGAGTGAAAGCAAGGAGAGCATGTTCACGGGTCTGACCGTCCTTAGAAATACCAGCTTCAAAACCACCAGTAGTGGAATCAATGATAAGGACAGCACAATCAGCTTGGGATGTTCCAGTAATCATGTTCTTAATGAAATCTCTGTGTCCGGGGGCATCAATGACGGTGCAGTAATACTTAGTTGTCTCAAACTTCCACAGAGCAATGTCAATTGTGATACCTCTTTCACGCTCAGCCTTGAGCTTGTCAAGAACCCAGGCATACTTAAATGAACGCTTGTTCATCTCAGCAGCTTCCTTCTCAAACCTCTCAATGACACGCTTGTCAATACCTCCAAGCTTGTAGATCAAGTGACCTGTGGTGGTTGACTTCCCAGAGTCCACATGGCCAATGACCACAATGTTGATGTGAACTTTCTCTTTACCCATTAGTCCTTGAGcataaaatcacaaaataactgcaatttcaacacaGAAAGTGAGAAAACAAtacataagaaaaataaaacaccagttttcaaattaaaaatagataaataaagtACTAGCAACAACAGCATTCTCACAAATAAAAATGCACAACCCATGTCAACTATACAATACAACATCAAAAAGGCAAGACACGGCATGTTTCAAGCAGACacaaaataaatacaagtaaacAATTCAAAAAGAACAtctttatcatatttattagtctctgaaaaattaaatatattttatgtctGACGTGTATTAAGTACCACAACATAAAACTCTTGGTGAAAAGATTGATACCCAAAAATTGATAGCTTCAGAATACACAAGTATGACCcagaacaaaaatttaaaacaaaataatactaatatcaGAAACATGCTAACAAAATAAAGACACAATCCAAGTCATCAATATAATATTGAAAGAGGAAGACGCCATGTCTTTCAAAATATCAAGCAAACACAGTATAATCCGAATATCACTTGTTTATGTCGATTATGTTTATAAGCTAACAATTAAAAGATAGATACTCAAATATTGTTGCATTcatatcaaataaaaactaCATATTCAGTACCAATTCCTAAAATCTAAGGATCCTATGAAATCACATCGCATATCTGAACTAATGCTAAAAACCTAAGAATCGAAGAGAAGAAAATCGATAAGAAAGAAAATAGGATCATGTTTACCTTGAAGGAGAAGGCTGAGTTAAAACCCCAGAAAGAGAAAGAGTGCAGTGGGTAGAGAACGTAGAGTTAGAAGGGTTTATATATAAAGATCTGGATTGTtaatatcaaatcaaatattttaatattgacaagaaaataaatcaaatcttttaatattgataaaaaataaaagtaaatctTTTTATGATTTATAACTTATTCTAATATTAATATcgaaaattttatttaagaaaatctaaaatattatgtttttcttgaaatattttgtgagcaaaatcaaaaaattatttttcttgaaaattttgattttgatttttaaattaaaaaactttcaaagagaaaatataaaaattgtaaatctttaaaaaatcaaaaaaacatttcttgaaaataaattttcgatgttttttgttgttgaagaagTTGGCCtctaaacttaccaaaatttatgaattttttggttttggggtcttttctttttttgcccttttaaactataaattttttactcCTCCAAAAACatttaatcatatttattagtctcttaaaaattaaatatattttatatctgACATAACGTGTATTAAGAActtttttgataataatatcccttttatttttttaattttcaaaatatcctattttgaaaattatttaagcgaatgttctattatttttaaagtacgATGTTACTTCTCCAGGAAGCAACCAGGAAAATTTTGAAGACGTAATAGGAGGTCGATTCCCCATGGAATGATCTAACTctgaccttttttttttaacatttgttattaattaggataataaattaaaattaatttaattatttaaaaaataaaaatattaataataaattaaaataaaatacattaataaattataaataaattttatattttaattattagtattataataaataattattataattataattaaaaattattataattaaaaattattataattataattatttaattaaaatgattaaattatattataaatttaaaaaaaatacattaaaattttaaaaaatacattcaatttgagtagatgtgccaACAGCGTTTGTACAATGTTTCATAATATGACCAGAGAGCCGACATAATCCGCATTTTCTTGGTATTCTTTCTGTAGTGTCCATTTCTGTTATAATGCATTTGCTCTTTGAGCGACCTTTATTGACTCTCCACATTAGTGGATTATGACACaccttaataataataataataataataataataataataataataataataataataataataataataataataataataataataataataataataaNNNNNNNNNNNNNNNNNNNNNNNNNNNNNNNNNNNNNNNNNNNNNNNNNNNNNNNNNNNNNNNNNNNNNNNNNNNNNNNNNNNNNNNNNNNNNNNNNNNNNNNNNNNNNNNNNNNNATTGTTGAGACAAAAATCTTTCtcaattggttttaatgataacaaaattaattaaaagattataattGAGTTTAATGACTAacctgtgcttttgagtgtattcatataagaaaacagattatcattcattaaggaaaaagaagaaaatgccgagttaaatgctaagtatgGAAAATGCCGAGGATGACCTCACGAGCTGGTGAAACTGCAGTTCTGCATCCTCGCtgatttgaattcattcaacaaaggcagaataatattaaagaatgaattgtttgattcattcaataaaggcaaaatactattaaaaaatgatcaaagaaaggcctttgaagaaaagtagcaagaatgcaaaagaaaggtacgaggaatGATTATATTAGCATGTGCCTATAGTCAACATCTTGAAAAGCATCCCAACACTTTATGAAAGCAACTCATCATGTCATAGGCAAAATGCTACATGTACTATTATGTGATTTAAAAggattataaagtcaatcttcaaaaaggcaacaacaaacaagtcctaaataaattgatcacatgtcttaaggcaaggaaagaagaaaaagacttcacgtgaagccttcacaaagtcttgaagaaaggaatgaaaaggacatcacatgttcttacaaggcattaaatggaggaaagagaaaaagctcACATGTGAAGCTTTATCAAAGCAttgaagaaaggagaatgaaaatgactccacacaatattcaaacattaaagaaaggaaagagaaaaggacatCACGTGTCCCCAAGTGCCAAGAAAACAGTTACCTCGTACTTGAACATGGAATGCATCCATCAAATGAGTTGAATGACATTTtcgtaaatatgaagaaaaaccttggcatttctcaaatggattttccaacggtcataaaaggCTTGGCATATGAAATGAACATCACAAGACCTCTATAAATTGCAGCAAGATGATCTTCATCAACacacaacacattgcattaaaaaagatcaaagatcttaaaaagctttcaagaagcaacatccattatatcttcatactttctacaaatcctacattagatctttgttaatcttttgagaaagtatttagaatcaatcactctcttatcacattgtaatttccacgtgagatacacttggaaacatttgaaatctgattgtaagcttggtgaagcttgagaatacacaagttgtaatcatcctcggtcagaggttgatctgtttgaacattagtgaaatctcacaagggtgtgaggactggaagtagccatctttgggtgaaccagtataaaaacagtgtgtgtcaatcttatatttcTCTTTCACTCTTTATCTCAGTTCAAATctgaaggttttgaaaaacccatcctcgggcttgccatcctctgcaagaggatagtttttaaaacacttgaatattattttaaacagcaaaatccctattcaacccccttctagtgatatttagctacatcaattggcatcaaAGCAAGGTCCTCTAGAAGAACacacctaacagtgtaagagaaaaagatccaaaaatgtctaaagctaagtatattcctgaaggaggatcatccagccgacctccctactttgatggtacagattactaccactggaaaggtaagatgagactatttgtcatatcacaagacaacaataTGTGGTatgtggtggaaaatggagatcatgtcatcagaaccaacaacgcagatgcaacctctgatgtgaaacctcaagcacaatggacggctgatgaaaatgcaaaggtactcctaaactctaaagctcatttatttctaacgtgtgctttgtgCAGGGAAGAGTATAATAGAGTCGAAGAGTGCAAAAGCGCTAAGGAGCTTTGGGACACtctaaggatccatcatgaaggaacaagtcacGTGAAAGAAGCAAGAATtgacatgggagtaagagatttcAAACTATTAGAAATGAAGGAAgaggaaaccattgatgaaatgttctcaaggttaacaatcatattaaacaacttgagatctcttggaaaggtatactccgttcaagaaaggataagaaaaatcctaaggagtttaccaaaagaatggaggccaatggtgactgccattacagaagcaagagacttgaccaacatgaaattgGAAGATCTAGTTGGTACTCTAAGAGTTCATGAACCATTGTTGCTGGCTGACAAACCTagcagaaaaggaaaaatgattgCGCTAAAAACAAGCCAAGCAGAAAGTTCATCCTTCAAGAAGACGAAAGAGGTCATGAAAAAGGAAAGCTCAGAGTATCCTCTATCTGAGGAAGAGGAGGACGAACTGGCTCTGATTTCCAGAAGAATCCAAAGGATGATAAATCGAAGAGGACAAGATAGAAGATCCTCtcaacaagatgggacactacaaaactgagtgtcctctcaacaaaaggaactcaagaagatttccatacaaaaacaaatccatgatgattacttgggatgacagtgacgagtcatcctctgagcaagaaaaggatgaagaagccaacctatgtcttatggcaaaatcagaaactgaaaaagtaagtatttcagaactatgtccttcttgtgaacaattagAATTTGACAAacttttaaatgactcaaatactttatctcataaatgtggttttctcaaaaatcaactttatgaaataaagaaactcaatgaggaacttcaagccaagaatgagaaatatgaaaaaatcattctagatttGCAGTTATCTCATGAGAAATTATCTGAGCAGCAGACACTTTTGAATAAAAAGAATGTCAGAATTCATCCTCCAGAAGAGGACACAGAAAAAGAGATTTTAAAAGTAGaagttgaagaactaaaaaataacattacaaactttgttaaatctactgaaacttttcaaaagataatgggatctcaatctggaatatttgacaaagctggtattggttttaaaagttttcaaaaacaaaaattgtatgaaaattttttcttgcctaaaaaacaagaggatatgccaaaatgtactttttgcaaaaaacttgggcacaCTTTCAAAATCTGCCacgctaagaagaaagctgaaaatataaagaaaggttgttcattttgtggtaaacatgggcaccatgattctatttgttatcacaaaagaaaaatcctcacaagaggaaaaactaaccaacaaggacccaatgctatatgggtacctaagttacttttaaaacctaacacaggttcatcctctaatcaacaaaagaaagccttggtacttggacagtggttgctcaaggcatatgacaggaGATAAGAATTGCTTTATTTccttggagataaaggatggaggatcagtcacatttggtaacaatgataaagctcaaataaaaggtacaggtattattggtaaaaataattctgctaaaattgaaaatgttcagtatgtggatggtctaaaacataacttgctaagcattagtcaattatgtgatagcggttttgaagtcatttttaagcctactctttgtgaggttaaacattcatcctcGGGTANNNNNNNNNNNNNNNNNNNNNNNNNNNNNNNNNNNNNNNNNNNNNNNNNNNNNNNNNNNNNNNNNNNNNNNNNNNNNNNNNNNNNNNNNNNNNNNNNNNNNNNNNNNNNNNNNNNNNNNNNNNNNNNNNNNNNNNNNNNNNNNNNNNNNNNNNNNNNNNNNNNNNNNNNNNNNNNNNNNNNNNNNNNNNNNNNNNNNNNNNNNNNNNNNNNNNNNNNNNNNNNNNNNNNNNNNNNNNNNNNNNNNNNNNNNNNNNNNNNNNNNNNNNNNNNNNNNNNNNNNNNNNNNNNNNNNNNNNNNNNNNNNNNNNNNNNNNtcggtgagaagtgaccatgggggtgactttgaaaatgaatcatttaaaaatctttgtaaagaaaatggtatttctcgcAACTTTTCTTGTCagagaactccccaacaaaatggggttgttgaaaggaaaaatagaaccttacaagaaatggctagaaccattttaaatgaagccaacattgaaaaatatttttgggctgaagccattaacactgcttgttatgtttctaatcgtgcatccattagaaaaattttaaacaaaactccatacgagctatggaaagggagaaaaccaaatatttcctattttcatatttttgggtgttattgctacattctcaataataaagaaaatttgggaaagtttgatccaaaatc
The genomic region above belongs to Cicer arietinum cultivar CDC Frontier isolate Library 1 chromosome 4, Cicar.CDCFrontier_v2.0, whole genome shotgun sequence and contains:
- the LOC101513463 gene encoding elongation factor 1-alpha-like, which codes for MGKEKVHINIVVIGHVDSGKSTTTGHLIYKLGGIDKRVIERFEKEAAEMNKRSFKYAWVLDKLKAERERGITIDIALWKFETTKYYCTVIDAPGHRDFIKNMITGTSQADCAVLIIDSTTGGFEAGISKDGQTREHALLAFTLGVKQMICCCNKMDATTPKYSKARYDEIVKEVSSYLKKVGYNPDKIPFVPISGFEGDNMIERSTNLDWYKGPTLLEALDQINEPKRPSDKPLRLPLQDVYKIGGIGTVPVGRVETGVLKPGFVVTFAPTGLSTEVKSVEMHHEALTEALPGDNVGFNVKNVAVKDLKRGYVASNSKDDPAKEAANFTSQVIIMNHPGQIGNGYAPVLDCHTSHIAVKFAELITKIDRRSGKEIEKEPKFLKNGDAGLVKMIPTKPMVVETFAEYPPLGRFAVRDMRQTVAVGVIKSVEKKEPSGVKPKKK